In Streptomyces sp. NBC_01426, one genomic interval encodes:
- the fabG gene encoding 3-oxoacyl-[acyl-carrier-protein] reductase has translation MSRSVLVTGGNRGIGLAIARAFAEAGDKVAITYRSGEPPEALTSLGVLAVRCDITDSEQVEQAYKEIEDKHGAVEVLVANAGITKDTLLMRMSEEDFASVVDTNLIGTFRVVKRANRGMLRAKKGRVVLISSVVGLMGSPGQANYAASKAALVGFARSLARELGSRNITFNVVAPGFVDTDMTKVLTDEQRAGIVGQVPLGRYAQPEEIAAAVSFLASDDAAYITGAVIPVDGGLGMGH, from the coding sequence TTGAGCCGCTCGGTTCTCGTCACCGGAGGTAACCGGGGCATCGGCCTCGCCATCGCCCGAGCCTTCGCGGAGGCCGGCGACAAGGTCGCGATCACATACCGCTCGGGCGAGCCGCCGGAGGCGCTCACCTCGCTCGGCGTCCTGGCGGTCCGGTGCGACATCACGGACTCCGAGCAGGTGGAGCAGGCCTACAAGGAGATCGAGGACAAGCACGGCGCCGTCGAGGTGCTGGTGGCCAACGCCGGCATCACCAAGGACACGCTGCTGATGCGCATGTCCGAGGAGGACTTCGCGTCGGTCGTCGACACCAACCTCATCGGTACCTTCCGGGTGGTCAAGCGCGCGAACCGGGGCATGCTGCGGGCCAAGAAGGGCCGCGTCGTCCTGATCTCGTCGGTCGTCGGCCTCATGGGTTCGCCCGGCCAGGCCAACTACGCCGCCTCCAAGGCCGCGCTGGTCGGCTTCGCCCGCTCGCTCGCCCGTGAGCTGGGCTCCCGCAACATCACCTTCAACGTCGTCGCCCCCGGCTTCGTGGACACCGACATGACGAAGGTGCTCACCGACGAGCAGCGCGCGGGCATCGTCGGTCAGGTGCCCCTCGGCCGCTACGCGCAGCCCGAGGAGATCGCGGCGGCCGTGAGCTTCCTGGCGTCCGACGACGCCGCGTACATCACTGGAGCCGTCATTCCCGTTGACGGCGGATTGGGCATGGGTCACTGA
- the fabI gene encoding enoyl-ACP reductase FabI encodes MSGILDGKRILITGVLMESSIAFHAAKLAQEQGAEVILTAWPRPSLTERIAKKLPKPVKVIELDVTNQEHLDRLEGLVRDELGGLDGVLHSIGFAPQDALGGNFLNTPFESVATAMHVSAFSLKSLAMACKPLFPAEGAAIVGLTFDAQFAWPQYDWMGPAKAALEATSRYLARDLGKENIRCNLVSAGPIGSMAAKSIPGFSELADVWNSRSMLEWDMSDPEPTGKAIVALLSDWFPKTTGEIVHVDGGLHAMGA; translated from the coding sequence ATGAGCGGAATTCTCGACGGCAAGCGCATCCTCATCACCGGGGTGCTGATGGAGTCCTCCATCGCCTTCCACGCCGCCAAGCTGGCCCAGGAGCAGGGCGCCGAGGTCATCCTGACCGCGTGGCCCCGCCCGTCGCTGACCGAGCGCATCGCCAAGAAGCTGCCGAAGCCGGTCAAGGTGATCGAGCTCGACGTCACCAACCAGGAGCACCTGGACCGCCTGGAGGGTCTCGTCCGTGACGAGCTGGGCGGCCTCGACGGTGTTCTCCACTCGATCGGGTTCGCCCCGCAGGACGCCCTCGGCGGCAACTTCCTGAACACGCCGTTCGAGTCGGTCGCCACCGCCATGCACGTGTCGGCGTTCTCGCTGAAGTCCCTCGCCATGGCCTGCAAGCCGCTGTTCCCGGCGGAGGGCGCGGCCATCGTCGGCCTCACCTTCGACGCGCAGTTCGCCTGGCCGCAGTACGACTGGATGGGCCCGGCCAAGGCCGCCCTGGAGGCCACCAGCCGCTACCTCGCCCGTGACCTGGGCAAGGAGAACATCCGCTGCAACCTGGTCTCGGCCGGTCCGATCGGCTCCATGGCCGCGAAGTCCATCCCGGGCTTCTCCGAGCTGGCCGACGTCTGGAACTCCCGCTCCATGCTGGAGTGGGACATGAGCGACCCGGAGCCGACCGGCAAGGCCATCGTCGCCCTGCTGTCCGACTGGTTCCCGAAGACCACGGGCGAGATCGTCCACGTGGACGGCGGCCTGCACGCGATGGGTGCCTGA
- a CDS encoding TldD/PmbA family protein, producing the protein MPHSIDAAFTALPLRALADAALARARALGSDHADFRLERVRSASWRLRDAKPSGGSDSTDLGYAVRVVHGGSWGFASGVDLTMDGAAKVASQAVAMAKLSAQVIKAAGSDERVELADEPVHADKTWISAYDVNPFEVPDAEKSALLADWSARLLAADGVAHVDASLLAVHENKFYADTAGTVTTQQRVRIHPQLTAVAVDASTGEFDSMRTIAPPAGRGWEYLTGTGWDWNAELEGIPDLLAEKMRAPSVRAGRYDLVVDPSNLWLTIHESIGHATELDRALGYEAAYAGTSFATFDRLGTLKYGSSIMNVTGDRTAEHGLATIGYDDEGVEAQSWDLVKDGTLAGYQLDRRIAKLTGLGRSNGCAYADSPGHVPVQRMANVSLRPDPGGLSTEDLIGGVERGIYVVGDRSWSIDMQRYNFQFTGQRFFRIENGRLAGQLRDVAYQATTTDFWGSMEKVGGPQTYVLGGAFNCGKAQPGQVAAVSHGCPSALFRDVNILNTTQEAGR; encoded by the coding sequence GTGCCCCATTCCATCGACGCGGCCTTCACCGCGCTGCCCTTGCGGGCGCTCGCCGACGCGGCGCTCGCCCGGGCCCGCGCGCTGGGCTCCGACCATGCCGACTTCCGGCTGGAGCGCGTGCGCAGCGCCTCCTGGCGGCTGCGGGACGCCAAACCATCGGGCGGTTCCGACTCCACGGACCTCGGCTACGCGGTCCGGGTCGTGCACGGGGGCAGCTGGGGATTCGCCTCCGGTGTGGACCTGACCATGGACGGCGCCGCCAAGGTGGCCTCGCAGGCCGTGGCCATGGCGAAGCTGTCGGCGCAGGTGATCAAGGCCGCCGGTTCGGACGAGCGCGTCGAGCTGGCGGACGAGCCGGTCCACGCCGACAAGACGTGGATCTCCGCCTACGACGTGAACCCGTTCGAGGTGCCGGACGCGGAGAAGTCGGCGCTGCTCGCCGACTGGAGCGCGCGCCTGCTCGCGGCGGACGGGGTGGCCCACGTGGACGCCTCGCTGCTCGCCGTCCACGAGAACAAGTTCTACGCGGACACGGCGGGCACCGTCACCACCCAGCAGCGCGTACGGATCCACCCGCAGCTCACCGCGGTCGCCGTCGACGCGTCCACCGGCGAGTTCGACTCGATGCGCACCATCGCCCCGCCCGCCGGCCGCGGCTGGGAGTACCTGACCGGTACCGGCTGGGACTGGAACGCGGAGCTGGAGGGGATCCCCGACCTGCTCGCCGAGAAGATGCGGGCCCCGAGCGTGCGCGCCGGGCGCTACGACCTGGTCGTGGACCCGTCCAACCTGTGGCTCACCATCCACGAGTCCATCGGGCACGCCACCGAGTTGGACCGGGCGCTGGGCTACGAGGCCGCGTACGCGGGGACCTCCTTCGCCACCTTCGACCGGCTCGGCACGCTCAAGTACGGCTCCTCGATCATGAACGTGACCGGCGACCGCACCGCCGAGCACGGGCTGGCCACCATCGGCTACGACGACGAGGGCGTCGAGGCGCAGAGCTGGGACCTGGTCAAGGACGGCACCCTGGCCGGCTACCAGCTCGACCGGCGGATCGCGAAGCTGACGGGCCTCGGTCGGTCCAACGGTTGCGCGTACGCCGACTCCCCCGGGCACGTCCCGGTGCAGCGGATGGCGAACGTCTCGCTCCGGCCGGACCCGGGCGGGCTGTCGACCGAGGACCTGATCGGCGGGGTGGAGCGCGGGATCTACGTGGTCGGCGACCGTTCCTGGTCGATCGACATGCAGCGCTACAACTTCCAGTTCACCGGTCAGCGCTTCTTCCGGATCGAGAACGGCCGGCTGGCGGGGCAGCTGCGCGACGTCGCGTACCAGGCCACGACCACCGACTTCTGGGGCTCGATGGAGAAGGTCGGCGGCCCGCAGACCTACGTCCTGGGCGGCGCCTTCAACTGCGGCAAGGCCCAGCCGGGCCAGGTCGCCGCGGTCTCGCACGGCTGCCCGTCCGCACTGTTCCGCGACGTGAACATCCTGAACACCACGCAGGAGGCCGGCCGATGA